The Neodiprion fabricii isolate iyNeoFabr1 chromosome 4, iyNeoFabr1.1, whole genome shotgun sequence genome window below encodes:
- the LOC124179364 gene encoding lysocardiolipin acyltransferase 1-like — protein sequence MRALLRGALYCALWYGSIVAGFLFIACPLLPVLLLSPIRFRKCADLLFSCWELYPTGLLELFGVKILVSGDHISPYESAILVMNHRTRVDWNFLWAAMYQACMPEVAAHKLKFILKDPIRHIPGPGWVMQMNGFLYITRHWEEDRGRLSNSLDYLVALGRRCQLLIFPEGTDLTPNSKEKSDNYAAKHGLPKYHYTLHPKTTGFSYLARHLHQAQYLDAVYDLTIAYPDYVPQSEVDLVRGKLPKEVHFHVKRIPATDVPTDDLMLRQWLEKRWHQKETILQEFSKGKAFPGKVWPMASSLPLRAAIGFWSLLTGATVLLLVISPLFQLWALVHSALFVALSLFSTGFNQIEMGWYWRWKTQS from the exons ATGCGAGCGCTGTTGCGCGGAGCACTCTACTGTGCTTTGTGGTACGGCAGCATCGTCGCTGGATTTTTATTCATAGCATGCCCACTTTTGCCTGTATTACTACTGAGCCCTataagatttcgaaaatgtGCAGATTTGCTATTTTCATGTTGGGAACTTTATCCAACG GGATTACTCGAGTTGTTCGGTGTAAAGATTCTGGTATCGGGAGATCACATTTCCCCCTATGAATCAGCCATTCTTGTTATGAACCATAGAACCAGAGttgattggaattttttatGGGCAGCAATGTACCAGGCATGTATGCCAGAAGTTGCTGCtcataaattgaaattcattctcaAAGATCCCATTCGACATATTCCAGGGCCAG GGTGGGTGATGCAGATGAATGGCTTCCTTTACATAACGCGGCACTGGGAGGAAGACCGAGGACGTTTGTCAAACTCACTGGATTATTTAGTGGCACTAGGCAGGCGGTGTCAACTTTTAATATTCCCTGAAGGAACAGATTTAACTCCAAACAGTAAAGAAAAGTCCGACAACTACGCGGCCAAACATGGCTTGCCAAAATATCACTACACGTTGCATCCAAAAACAACCGGGTTCAGTTACTTGGCACGTCATCTTCACCAGGCTCAGTACCTTGATGCTGTTTACGATCTGACAATAGCATATCCTGACTATGTACCACAATCAGAGGTGGATCTAGTGAGGGGAAAATTACCCAAGGAGGTCCATTTCCACGTCAAGCGTATTCCTGCTACCGATGTCCCAACAGATGACTTGATGCTGCGACAGTGGCTGGAGAAGAGGTGGCATcaaaaagaaacaattctTCAAGAATTCTCCAAAGGGAAAGCTTTTCCAGGTAAAGTGTGGCCAATGGCTTCTTCCTTGCCTCTGAGAGCCGCTATTGGATTTTGGAGTTTGCTAACAG GTGCAACGGTTCTGTTACTCGTTATTTCTCCGTTATTTCAACTATGGGCTTTAGTACATTCAGCTTTATTTGTTGCCCTCTCCTTGTTCAGCACTGGTTTCAATCAAATTGAAATGGGATGGTATTGGCGTTGGAAAACTCAAAGTTAA
- the LOC124179355 gene encoding ribosomal RNA processing protein 1 homolog, with the protein MSVKKIQRKPKHVLPKIKRFVQEFKNRKPQKNEVQKSAKNKKTLVIAHEIKFAKLLAGNDKKVRDKVLKNLRKWLTVRSESTFAFEEQDFMRLWKGLYYCMWMSDKPLIQEELAESLSKLVHCFNNKDTALLYIKCTLLSLATEWFGIDQYRLDKFQMLVRRIIRQTFEMCKKKLWNRDWVNGVTKIIEDLLVKSKATIGFSLHVTELYMEELAKVSGGDVPEDVVVEFVRPFAVHLATMNDEREIRHVMKHVFRYLIFQSDPGLDYMEKFEAWRHAGFPDGDIESMQKVEEDESDEDEPDEDDNEQKSDFDDDHQIDNIEERPLDPRAGRVDVDLPQLPVNGKAIADMVMNYRFHPSSTTKSRRQIVRVAKEYNELSEGNMPLGIKKVKIHEGSKSETSSKSAAWRLLKFEQKLYSDTIRRKRKKKTSEVIEEDPNSEQDSDFEIKKIKSENATKAKKRNAKKSTSVEHISEYESVEANPRKVKSNAVESSKKRKRSAKIRDDGDVTTITDTPKKKKLKGVNKPSLQNGDSSDANKSIQNASKITKHKPLKDECKLSNPEPSTLIKKSLIKNGLKKVKRYSCEGNWSVSADISSTSPSISNLRVPTTSLQDNSKSVKKSQPNRALSWLTPVRKKESIKQSSTRISTNNATSFTTPGTQAIKNLSSSSSKKKVKIDLQKNTAQHTSDYRLQLKKSPAIPFDANRKPSVGVLKPSPIQSPVNPFYKQNFK; encoded by the exons atgtcggtgaaaaaaatacagaggAAACCGAAGCACGTGTTGCCGAAAATCAAACGTTTCGTGCAGGAgttcaaaaatagaaaaccGCAGAAGAACGAAGTACAAAAGTCAgcgaagaacaaaaaaacctTGGTCATTGctcatgaaataaaatttgccaAACTACTTGCTGGTAATGACAAAAAAGTTAGAGACAAGGTGCTGAAGAACCTAAGAAAATGGTTAACTGTGCGATCCGAGAGCACCTTTG CCTTCGAGGAACAAGATTTCATGAGGTTGTGGAAGGGCCTCTATTACTGCATGTGGATGTCGGATAAACCATTGATTCAAGAAGAGCTAGCAGAGTCGCTTAGTAAACTCGTACATTGTTTCAATAATAAAGATACTGCTCTGCTTTATATTAAATGTACCTTACTGTCTCTTGCAACTGAATGGTTTGGAATTGATCAGTACAGATTAGACAAATTCCAAATG TTGGTACGAAGAATCATTCGacaaacttttgaaatgtgtAAAAAGAAACTATGGAATCGGGATTGGGTTAACGGAGTTACAAAGATAATTGAAGATCttttagtaaaatcaaaaGCTACCATAGGTTTTAGTTTGCATGTAACTGAATTGTACATGGAAGAATTGGCAAAG GTGAGCGGAGGCGATGTACCAGAAGATGTTGTCGTAGAATTTGTCAGGCCCTTTGCAGTGCACTTGGCAACTATGAACGACGAAAGAGAAATACGGCATGTCATGAAACACGTTTTTAGGTACCTAATTTTTCAATCCGATCCCGGCTTGGATTACATGGAAAAGTTCGAAGCTTGGAGACAC GCAGGTTTTCCTGATGGAGACATTGAATCAATGcaaaaagtagaagaagatGAATCTGACGAAGATGAACCTGACGAAGATGATAACGAACAGAAAAGTGATTTTGATGATGATCATCAGATTGATAATATAGAGGAAAGACCATTGGATCCGCGAGCTGGAAGAGTCGATGTTGATTTACCACAATTACCAGTTAATGGTAAAGCCATTGCTGATATGGTTATGAACTACAGATTTCATCCGTCGTCTACAACAAAGTCTCGACGGCAAATAGTTAGGGTAGCTAAAGA GTATAATGAGTTGTCTGAAGGCAACATGCCATTAGGTAttaagaaagtgaaaattcacGAGGGTTCCAAATCTGAAACTAGTTCAAAGAGTGCAGCATGGAGATTATTgaagtttgaacaaaaacttTATTCTGATACTATCAGACGtaaacgtaagaaaaaaactagCGAAGTGATAGAAGAGGATCCAAATTCCGAGCAAGATTCTGATttcgaaatcaaaaaaataaagtctGAAAATGCTACCAAGGCGAAGAAACGAAATGCAAAAAAGAGCACATCAGTGGAGCACATATCAGAGTATGAAAGTGTCGAAGCTAACCCTCGCAAAGTAAAGTCAAATGCAGTAGAATCTtctaaaaaaaggaaaagaagtgCAAAGATAAGAGATGACGGAGATGTAACCACAATTACTGACActccaaaaaagaaaaagttgaaaggGGTAAACAAACCATCTCTGCAAAATGGTGACTCGTCCGATGCAAATAAGAGTATTCAAAACGCGAGTAAAATTACCAAACACAAGCCGCTTAAGGATGAATGCAAATTATCCAATCCCGAGCCTTCTACGCTAATAAAGAAATCTCTTATCAAGAATGGATTAAAGAAAGTAAAGAGATACAGTTGTGAGGGGAATTGGAGCGTTTCAGCGGATATTAGTTCAACGTCACCGTCAATATCAAATCTTCGTGTTCCAACTACTAGTTTACAGGATAATTCAAAATCAGTCAAAAAGTCACAACCGAACAGGGCATTATCCTGGTTGACACCAGTGAGGAAAAAGGAGTCAATAAAACAGTCT AGCACACGGATTTCCACCAATAATGCAACCAGTTTCACCACACCAGGAACACAAGCAatcaaaaatctttcgtcgTCCTCTTCcaaaaagaaagtgaaaatagaTCTTCAGAAAAATACAGCTCAGCACACGTCGGATTATAGGCTTCAGTTGAAAAAAAGCCCTGCCATACCTTTTGACGCCAACCGAAAGCCTTCTGTGGGCGTACTCAAACCCAGTCCGATACAAAGTCCAGTAAATCCATTTTATAAACAGAATTTTAAATAG
- the LOC124179365 gene encoding histone H2A produces the protein MSGRGKGGKVKGKSKSRSSRAGLQFPVGRIHRLLRKGNYAERVGAGAPVYLAAVMEYLAAEVLELAGNAARDNKKTRIIPRHLQLAIRNDEELNKLLSGVTIAQGGVLPNIQAVLLPKKTEKKA, from the coding sequence ATGTCTGGACGCGGAAAAGGAGGCAAAGTCAAGGGAAAGTCAAAGTCTCGTTCCAGCCGAGCTGGTCTACAATTTCCCGTTGGTCGTATTCACCGATTACTTCGCAAGGGAAATTATGCTGAGCGTGTTGGTGCTGGGGCACCGGTCTACCTTGCTGCAGTGATGGAATACTTGGCTGCTGAAGTCCTTGAATTGGCGGGTAACGCAGCTCGTGACAACAAGAAGACCAGAATCATCCCTCGACACTTGCAGTTGGCCATTCGCAATGACGAAGAATTGAACAAACTTCTCTCAGGTGTTACCATCGCTCAGGGAGGTGTCTTGCCCAACATTCAAGCTGTTCTTTTGCCGAAGAAAACCGAGAAGAAAGCTTAA
- the LOC124179367 gene encoding histone H2B.3-like: MPPKASGKAAKKAGKAQKNISKGDKKKKRKRKESYAIYIYKVLKQVHPDTGISSKAMSIMNSFVNDIFERIAAESSRLAHYNKRSTITSREIQTAVRLLLPGELAKHAVSEGTKAVTKYTSSK, from the coding sequence ATGCCTCCTAAAGCAAGTGGCAAGGCAGCGAAGAAGGCCGGAAAGGCACAGAAGAACATTTCGAAGggcgacaaaaaaaagaaacgcaaGAGGAAGGAGAGTTATGCTATCTATATCTACAAAGTTTTGAAGCAGGTCCACCCCGACACTGGTATTTCAAGCAAAGCTATGAGCATCATGAATAGCTTCGTCAACGACATTTTCGAGCGCATTGCTGCCGAATCATCACGTCTCGCTCACTACAACAAACGCTCGACGATAACTTCTCGGGAGATTCAAACTGCTGTCAGACTTCTACTTCCTGGAGAACTCGCCAAGCACGCTGTCAGTGAAGGTACCAAGGCGGTCACCAAATACACCAGCTCCAAATAA
- the LOC124179362 gene encoding choline/ethanolamine kinase isoform X4, with protein MSEQNPEMRETAARICRDYLHGAWKYVTADNIGFKRISGGLSNWLYNVELPEGAAPVRGEPRQVLLRLYGQVHGERALEGLITESVIFTLLSERRLGPKLHGIFPGGRIEEYIPARPLLTKELADPSLSVLIAEKMANIHSMQVPISKEPTWLWDTMARWLDTATDVLENPGEVDPKLLDNVNVLRSMDLSQEVKWLRCFITQTKFPVVFCHNDMQEGNILLRQNTKKPELVLIDFEYCSYNYRGFDVANHFVEWQYDYTAPEYPFYHERGAAGPTREQKLNFIRSYLRTLNKEGTAEEERMMREIKTFSLASHLFWGLWSIVNAKLSQIPFGYWDYAVSRLKNYQELKEKAIALQMDPVDSGVKRKVTDMD; from the exons ATGTCAGAGCAGAATCCGGAAATGAGAGAGACTGCAGCCCGAATTTGTCGTGATTATTTACACGGTGCATGGAAGTATGTTACCGCGGATAATATCGGCTTCAAACGAATCAG CGGCGGCTTGAGTAACTGGCTGTACAATGTGGAGCTTCCGGAAGGAGCCGCACCTGTACGAGGAGAGCCTCGCCAGGTGCTTTTGCGACTGTACGGACAAGTCCATGGAGAACGAGCACTCGAAGGACTGATTACAGAGTCTGTGATTTTCACTCTTTTGTCAGAAAGACGGCTGGGCCCAAAGCTGCACGGCATATTTCCTGGTGGTAGAATCGAGGAATACATTCCAGCAAGGCCCTTGCTGACCAAAGAACTCGCTGACCCGTCTCTCAGTGTCCTAATCGCTGAAAAAATGGCCAACATACATTCGATGCAAGTTCCCATTAGCAAGGAACCTACCTGGCTATGGGACACCATGGCAAGATGGCTCGACACTGCTACGGATGTCCTTGAAAACCCTGGTGAAGTGGATCCAAAACTATTGGACAACGTCAATGTACTCAGATCCATGGATTTGTCTCAGGAAGTTAAATGGCTTAG GTGTTTTATAACGCAGACCAAATTTCCTGTTGTATTCTGTCATAACGATATGCAAGAAGGTAACATCCTTCTGAGGCAAAATACCAAGAAACCAGAATTAGTCCTCATCGATTTTGAATACTGTTCGTACAACTACAGAGGATTCGATGTTGCTAACCATTTCGTCGAGTGGCAGTACGACTACACAGCACCCGAGTATCCATTCTATCATGAGCGAGGAGCAGCTGGCCCTACCAGAGAGCAAAAG TTAAACTTCATCCGGAGTTACCTGAGGACGCTAAACAAAGAGGGAACCGCGGAAGAAGAACGTATGATGCGAGAAATCAAGACATTCTCATTAGCAAGTCATCTCTTTTGGGGACTCTGGTCTATTGTCAATGCCAAACTATCCCAAATCCCATTTGGCTACTGG GATTACGCTGTGAGTaggttgaaaaattaccaagagctgaaagaaaaagcaaTCGCATTGCAAATGGACCCAGTAGACAGTggagtaaaaagaaaagtcaCAGATATGGACTGA
- the LOC124179362 gene encoding choline/ethanolamine kinase isoform X2 produces MFASYDERIITIRMSEQNPEMRETAARICRDYLHGAWKYVTADNIGFKRISGGLSNWLYNVELPEGAAPVRGEPRQVLLRLYGQVHGERALEGLITESVIFTLLSERRLGPKLHGIFPGGRIEEYIPARPLLTKELADPSLSVLIAEKMANIHSMQVPISKEPTWLWDTMARWLDTATDVLENPGEVDPKLLDNVNVLRSMDLSQEVKWLRCFITQTKFPVVFCHNDMQEGNILLRQNTKKPELVLIDFEYCSYNYRGFDVANHFVEWQYDYTAPEYPFYHERGAAGPTREQKLNFIRSYLRTLNKEGTAEEERMMREIKTFSLASHLFWGLWSIVNAKLSQIPFGYWDYAVSRLKNYQELKEKAIALQMDPVDSGVKRKVTDMD; encoded by the exons ATGTTCGCGTCGTATGATGAACGGATCATCACGATACGA ATGTCAGAGCAGAATCCGGAAATGAGAGAGACTGCAGCCCGAATTTGTCGTGATTATTTACACGGTGCATGGAAGTATGTTACCGCGGATAATATCGGCTTCAAACGAATCAG CGGCGGCTTGAGTAACTGGCTGTACAATGTGGAGCTTCCGGAAGGAGCCGCACCTGTACGAGGAGAGCCTCGCCAGGTGCTTTTGCGACTGTACGGACAAGTCCATGGAGAACGAGCACTCGAAGGACTGATTACAGAGTCTGTGATTTTCACTCTTTTGTCAGAAAGACGGCTGGGCCCAAAGCTGCACGGCATATTTCCTGGTGGTAGAATCGAGGAATACATTCCAGCAAGGCCCTTGCTGACCAAAGAACTCGCTGACCCGTCTCTCAGTGTCCTAATCGCTGAAAAAATGGCCAACATACATTCGATGCAAGTTCCCATTAGCAAGGAACCTACCTGGCTATGGGACACCATGGCAAGATGGCTCGACACTGCTACGGATGTCCTTGAAAACCCTGGTGAAGTGGATCCAAAACTATTGGACAACGTCAATGTACTCAGATCCATGGATTTGTCTCAGGAAGTTAAATGGCTTAG GTGTTTTATAACGCAGACCAAATTTCCTGTTGTATTCTGTCATAACGATATGCAAGAAGGTAACATCCTTCTGAGGCAAAATACCAAGAAACCAGAATTAGTCCTCATCGATTTTGAATACTGTTCGTACAACTACAGAGGATTCGATGTTGCTAACCATTTCGTCGAGTGGCAGTACGACTACACAGCACCCGAGTATCCATTCTATCATGAGCGAGGAGCAGCTGGCCCTACCAGAGAGCAAAAG TTAAACTTCATCCGGAGTTACCTGAGGACGCTAAACAAAGAGGGAACCGCGGAAGAAGAACGTATGATGCGAGAAATCAAGACATTCTCATTAGCAAGTCATCTCTTTTGGGGACTCTGGTCTATTGTCAATGCCAAACTATCCCAAATCCCATTTGGCTACTGG GATTACGCTGTGAGTaggttgaaaaattaccaagagctgaaagaaaaagcaaTCGCATTGCAAATGGACCCAGTAGACAGTggagtaaaaagaaaagtcaCAGATATGGACTGA
- the LOC124179362 gene encoding choline/ethanolamine kinase isoform X3: MGVQNKMSEQNPEMRETAARICRDYLHGAWKYVTADNIGFKRISGGLSNWLYNVELPEGAAPVRGEPRQVLLRLYGQVHGERALEGLITESVIFTLLSERRLGPKLHGIFPGGRIEEYIPARPLLTKELADPSLSVLIAEKMANIHSMQVPISKEPTWLWDTMARWLDTATDVLENPGEVDPKLLDNVNVLRSMDLSQEVKWLRCFITQTKFPVVFCHNDMQEGNILLRQNTKKPELVLIDFEYCSYNYRGFDVANHFVEWQYDYTAPEYPFYHERGAAGPTREQKLNFIRSYLRTLNKEGTAEEERMMREIKTFSLASHLFWGLWSIVNAKLSQIPFGYWDYAVSRLKNYQELKEKAIALQMDPVDSGVKRKVTDMD, encoded by the exons ATGGGTGTTCAAAACAAG ATGTCAGAGCAGAATCCGGAAATGAGAGAGACTGCAGCCCGAATTTGTCGTGATTATTTACACGGTGCATGGAAGTATGTTACCGCGGATAATATCGGCTTCAAACGAATCAG CGGCGGCTTGAGTAACTGGCTGTACAATGTGGAGCTTCCGGAAGGAGCCGCACCTGTACGAGGAGAGCCTCGCCAGGTGCTTTTGCGACTGTACGGACAAGTCCATGGAGAACGAGCACTCGAAGGACTGATTACAGAGTCTGTGATTTTCACTCTTTTGTCAGAAAGACGGCTGGGCCCAAAGCTGCACGGCATATTTCCTGGTGGTAGAATCGAGGAATACATTCCAGCAAGGCCCTTGCTGACCAAAGAACTCGCTGACCCGTCTCTCAGTGTCCTAATCGCTGAAAAAATGGCCAACATACATTCGATGCAAGTTCCCATTAGCAAGGAACCTACCTGGCTATGGGACACCATGGCAAGATGGCTCGACACTGCTACGGATGTCCTTGAAAACCCTGGTGAAGTGGATCCAAAACTATTGGACAACGTCAATGTACTCAGATCCATGGATTTGTCTCAGGAAGTTAAATGGCTTAG GTGTTTTATAACGCAGACCAAATTTCCTGTTGTATTCTGTCATAACGATATGCAAGAAGGTAACATCCTTCTGAGGCAAAATACCAAGAAACCAGAATTAGTCCTCATCGATTTTGAATACTGTTCGTACAACTACAGAGGATTCGATGTTGCTAACCATTTCGTCGAGTGGCAGTACGACTACACAGCACCCGAGTATCCATTCTATCATGAGCGAGGAGCAGCTGGCCCTACCAGAGAGCAAAAG TTAAACTTCATCCGGAGTTACCTGAGGACGCTAAACAAAGAGGGAACCGCGGAAGAAGAACGTATGATGCGAGAAATCAAGACATTCTCATTAGCAAGTCATCTCTTTTGGGGACTCTGGTCTATTGTCAATGCCAAACTATCCCAAATCCCATTTGGCTACTGG GATTACGCTGTGAGTaggttgaaaaattaccaagagctgaaagaaaaagcaaTCGCATTGCAAATGGACCCAGTAGACAGTggagtaaaaagaaaagtcaCAGATATGGACTGA
- the LOC124179362 gene encoding choline/ethanolamine kinase isoform X1 yields MYTIGEILGDDGSFSSSQMSEQNPEMRETAARICRDYLHGAWKYVTADNIGFKRISGGLSNWLYNVELPEGAAPVRGEPRQVLLRLYGQVHGERALEGLITESVIFTLLSERRLGPKLHGIFPGGRIEEYIPARPLLTKELADPSLSVLIAEKMANIHSMQVPISKEPTWLWDTMARWLDTATDVLENPGEVDPKLLDNVNVLRSMDLSQEVKWLRCFITQTKFPVVFCHNDMQEGNILLRQNTKKPELVLIDFEYCSYNYRGFDVANHFVEWQYDYTAPEYPFYHERGAAGPTREQKLNFIRSYLRTLNKEGTAEEERMMREIKTFSLASHLFWGLWSIVNAKLSQIPFGYWDYAVSRLKNYQELKEKAIALQMDPVDSGVKRKVTDMD; encoded by the exons ATGTACACTATTGGTGAGATCCTTGGAGACGACGGTTCGTTTTCATCTTCTCAA ATGTCAGAGCAGAATCCGGAAATGAGAGAGACTGCAGCCCGAATTTGTCGTGATTATTTACACGGTGCATGGAAGTATGTTACCGCGGATAATATCGGCTTCAAACGAATCAG CGGCGGCTTGAGTAACTGGCTGTACAATGTGGAGCTTCCGGAAGGAGCCGCACCTGTACGAGGAGAGCCTCGCCAGGTGCTTTTGCGACTGTACGGACAAGTCCATGGAGAACGAGCACTCGAAGGACTGATTACAGAGTCTGTGATTTTCACTCTTTTGTCAGAAAGACGGCTGGGCCCAAAGCTGCACGGCATATTTCCTGGTGGTAGAATCGAGGAATACATTCCAGCAAGGCCCTTGCTGACCAAAGAACTCGCTGACCCGTCTCTCAGTGTCCTAATCGCTGAAAAAATGGCCAACATACATTCGATGCAAGTTCCCATTAGCAAGGAACCTACCTGGCTATGGGACACCATGGCAAGATGGCTCGACACTGCTACGGATGTCCTTGAAAACCCTGGTGAAGTGGATCCAAAACTATTGGACAACGTCAATGTACTCAGATCCATGGATTTGTCTCAGGAAGTTAAATGGCTTAG GTGTTTTATAACGCAGACCAAATTTCCTGTTGTATTCTGTCATAACGATATGCAAGAAGGTAACATCCTTCTGAGGCAAAATACCAAGAAACCAGAATTAGTCCTCATCGATTTTGAATACTGTTCGTACAACTACAGAGGATTCGATGTTGCTAACCATTTCGTCGAGTGGCAGTACGACTACACAGCACCCGAGTATCCATTCTATCATGAGCGAGGAGCAGCTGGCCCTACCAGAGAGCAAAAG TTAAACTTCATCCGGAGTTACCTGAGGACGCTAAACAAAGAGGGAACCGCGGAAGAAGAACGTATGATGCGAGAAATCAAGACATTCTCATTAGCAAGTCATCTCTTTTGGGGACTCTGGTCTATTGTCAATGCCAAACTATCCCAAATCCCATTTGGCTACTGG GATTACGCTGTGAGTaggttgaaaaattaccaagagctgaaagaaaaagcaaTCGCATTGCAAATGGACCCAGTAGACAGTggagtaaaaagaaaagtcaCAGATATGGACTGA
- the LOC124179362 gene encoding choline/ethanolamine kinase isoform X5 — translation MYTIGEILGDDGSFSSSQMSEQNPEMRETAARICRDYLHGAWKYVTADNIGFKRISGGLSNWLYNVELPEGAAPVRGEPRQVLLRLYGQVHGERALEGLITESVIFTLLSERRLGPKLHGIFPGGRIEEYIPARPLLTKELADPSLSVLIAEKMANIHSMQVPISKEPTWLWDTMARWLDTATDVLENPGEVDPKLLDNVNVLRSMDLSQEVKWLRCFITQTKFPVVFCHNDMQEGNILLRQNTKKPELVLIDFEYCSYNYRGFDVANHFVEWQYDYTAPEYPFYHERGAAGPTREQKFHRNAIP, via the exons ATGTACACTATTGGTGAGATCCTTGGAGACGACGGTTCGTTTTCATCTTCTCAA ATGTCAGAGCAGAATCCGGAAATGAGAGAGACTGCAGCCCGAATTTGTCGTGATTATTTACACGGTGCATGGAAGTATGTTACCGCGGATAATATCGGCTTCAAACGAATCAG CGGCGGCTTGAGTAACTGGCTGTACAATGTGGAGCTTCCGGAAGGAGCCGCACCTGTACGAGGAGAGCCTCGCCAGGTGCTTTTGCGACTGTACGGACAAGTCCATGGAGAACGAGCACTCGAAGGACTGATTACAGAGTCTGTGATTTTCACTCTTTTGTCAGAAAGACGGCTGGGCCCAAAGCTGCACGGCATATTTCCTGGTGGTAGAATCGAGGAATACATTCCAGCAAGGCCCTTGCTGACCAAAGAACTCGCTGACCCGTCTCTCAGTGTCCTAATCGCTGAAAAAATGGCCAACATACATTCGATGCAAGTTCCCATTAGCAAGGAACCTACCTGGCTATGGGACACCATGGCAAGATGGCTCGACACTGCTACGGATGTCCTTGAAAACCCTGGTGAAGTGGATCCAAAACTATTGGACAACGTCAATGTACTCAGATCCATGGATTTGTCTCAGGAAGTTAAATGGCTTAG GTGTTTTATAACGCAGACCAAATTTCCTGTTGTATTCTGTCATAACGATATGCAAGAAGGTAACATCCTTCTGAGGCAAAATACCAAGAAACCAGAATTAGTCCTCATCGATTTTGAATACTGTTCGTACAACTACAGAGGATTCGATGTTGCTAACCATTTCGTCGAGTGGCAGTACGACTACACAGCACCCGAGTATCCATTCTATCATGAGCGAGGAGCAGCTGGCCCTACCAGAGAGCAAAAG TTTCACAGGAACGCGATTCCTTGA